One genomic window of Diospyros lotus cultivar Yz01 chromosome 8, ASM1463336v1, whole genome shotgun sequence includes the following:
- the LOC127807751 gene encoding peptidyl-prolyl cis-trans isomerase FKBP18, chloroplastic isoform X2, protein MASVKTWTLDNNPLVASKPAIEIERSQQQYAKQNVVLPPIPISRRSAILISVLPLGLISPPRPSLARERRNRTAIPLEDYLTATDGLKYYDIVEGKGPVAEKGSTVQVHFDCVYRGITAISSRESKLLAGNRIIAQPYEFKIGAPPGKERKREFVDNPNGLFSAQAAPKPPPAMYTVTEGMKVGGKRTVIVPPEAGYGQKGMNEIPVSPQ, encoded by the exons ATGGCTTCTGTAAAGACCTGGACGCTAGACAACAATCCTCTGGTTGCGTCGAAACCCGCCATAGAAATAGAGCGAAGCCAGCAGCAGTACGCCAAACAGAATGTGGTTCTTCCACCGATACCCATTTCCAGAAGGTCTGCGATTCTCATCTCCGTGCTGCCTTTGGGGCTAATTTCGCCGCCCCGACCATCACTGGCCAGAGAGAGGCGCAACCGGACGGCCATCCCTCTTGAAGATTACCTCACCGCCA CTGATGGGTTGAAATACTACGACATTGTTGAAGGAAAGGGCCCGGTGGCAGAAAAGGGATCAACAGTACAA GTGCATTTTGATTGTGTATATCGTGGTATTACAGCAATATCAAGTCGAGAATCTAAACTCTTAGCTGGAAATCGCATCATCGCTCAG CCTTATGAGTTCAAGATTGGAGCTCCCCCCGGAAAGGAAAGAAAGCGTGAATTTGTTGACAACCCGAATGGCTTGTTCTCTGCACAGGCTGCACCAAAACCGCCGCCAGCTATGTATACAGTAACTGAAGGGATGAAAGTTGGAGGAAAG AGGACTGTAATAGTTCCTCCTGAAGCTGGATATGGCCAGAAGGGTATGAACGAAATTCCAGTAAGCCCTCAATAG
- the LOC127807162 gene encoding putative F-box protein At1g57580, with amino-acid sequence MKYPTRFEWGTRMRGCDGRDKKELLPAPTMEDLTDDLLIEILSRLPFKVATQYQCINKKFRALISNHQFAVKQAVHLYLRSSMLICGRRICPTTFYGILLHPPHDAMSIPSQPHEVRILASSNGLLLLLLRSTNLYCVCNPITGDYRMLRCPNIGFNEHAGLAIDSRTVSSTPPQYKVVTISIKKSGSGWPLRLRYEFEVFSQGFWGKSSRSPAYENSQFVSGKSVCLNGCLHWLRKDGSVIAFDVVEEKSRLIKKPPGFELGNSTWFGITDGMITMVSVLRKGIVVCTLCDYIKESWKFTTKIPHIAIDENGYNHVYPISFDGMQLLMLLRHERMDGEIFKYELCTKFWKHIGSVTMITDSSQVFVPFVPTLAKVSLVSRRRIPICLHQLRRLLNLSIEV; translated from the coding sequence ATGAAATACCCAACAAGGTTTGAGTGGGGAACGAGGATGCGGGGATGCGACGGGAGAGACAAGAAGGAATTGCTACCAGCTCCAACAATGGAAGACTTGACTGACGATCTTCTGATTGAAATCCTGTCTCGCTTGCCATTCAAAGTTGCAACTCAGTACCAGTGCATAAACAAGAAGTTCCGGGCTCTCATCTCTAACCATCAATTTGCTGTCAAACAAGCCGTCCATTTATATCTGCGCTCAAGTATGCTCATTTGTGGCCGACGGATTTGTCCTACAACCTTCTACGGCATTCTTCTCCACCCTCCTCATGATGCAATGAGCATACCATCACAACCTCATGAAGTCCGAATCTTGGCTTCGTCTAATGGCttgcttcttctccttttaCGATCAACCAATCTATACTGTGTATGCAACCCAATTACTGGGGACTATCGAATGCTACGATGTCCAAATATTGGCTTCAATGAACACGCAGGATTGGCAATCGATTCAAGAACTGTCTCATCTACTCCACCTCAATACAAGGTAGTCACCATTAGCATTAAGAAGAGCGGGTCTGGGTGGCCCTTACGGTTACGGTACGAGTTTGAAGTATTCTCGCAGGGTTTCTGGGGAAAATCCAGCAGAAGTCCAGCTTATGAAAATAGTCAATTTGTGAGTGGCAAATCTGTTTGTTTAAATGGTTGTCTGCACTGGCTTCGCAAAGATGGAAGCGTCATTGCATTCGATGTTGTGGAGGAGAAATCCCGCTTGATCAAGAAACCTCCAGGCTTTGAACTTGGAAACAGCACATGGTTTGGGATCACGGATGGGATGATCACCATGGTTTCAGTTTTAAGGAAGGGGATAGTGGTTTGTACACTCTGTGATTATATTAAAGAAAGTTGGAAGTTCACAACAAAGATACCTCACATAGCTATTGATGAGAATGGCTACAATCATGTGTATCCAATTTCATTTGATGGCATGCAACTTCTTATGCTACTTAGGCACGAGAGAATGGATGGAGAGATCTTTAAGTATGAACTTTGCACCAAATTCTGGAAACATATTGGGTCGGTGACAATGATAACGGATTCCTCTCAAGTTTTTGTCCCTTTTGTTCCTACTTTGGCAAAGGTCTCGCTTGTGTCGAGGCGCAGGATTCCAATTTGTCTCCATCAGTTGAGAAGGCTCCTTAATCTTTCCATTGAAGTCTGA
- the LOC127808610 gene encoding putative F-box/kelch-repeat protein At1g20790 has protein sequence MENVPEDLVIEILSHLPFKVAAQYQCLNKKLQALISNHVFAMKQATHLSRRSTVLIRSPDVTPNLFYSIPLYPPHEATIIPTNCLSPRAPTVQILASCNGLLLLHLPRANLYSVCNPVTGDYQTIQCPNSLFNGHAGLAIDSRNVLSPQPQYIVLIRAKESQPLRLQYKFNVFSQGSWRKSKTSLAYEHNEFVSGNAICLNGCLHWLRVDGSVIAFDVGEEKSRLIKKPPSFQLGDNKWLGIADGVITMISASREEIVVCALIDDRKESWKITANIGNIAPKENTYHGGFPISFDGLQLLMLYPVEKMDGKIYKYDIYSKLWAHIGTVRNMRDPSQNFFPFLPTLAKVSIAQSGLKIPICLPELRRLLKRSIEV, from the coding sequence ATGGAAAACGTCCCTGAAGATCTTGTTATTGAAATCCTATCACACTTGCCATTCAAGGTTGCAGCTCAATACCAGTGCCTAAACAAGAAGCTTCAAGCTCTCATCTCTAACCATGTATTTGCTATGAAACAAGCCACCCATCTGTCTCGCCGCTCAACCGTGCTCATTCGCTCCCCCGATGTTACTCCAAATCTTTTCTACAGCATTCCTCTCTACCCTCCTCACGAGGCAACGATCATTCCAACTAATTGCTTGTCGCCTCGAGCCCCTACGGTCCAAATCTTAGCTTCATGCAATGGCTTGCTTCTACTCCATTTACCACGCGCCAATCTTTATAGCGTTTGCAACCCGGTTACTGGGGACTATCAAACAATACAATGCCCAAATAGTCTCTTCAATGGACACGCAGGATTAGCAATCGATTCCAGAAACGTCCTCTCTCCTCAACCTCAGTATATAGTCCTCATCAGAGCTAAGGAGAGCCAGCCCTTAAGGTTACAGTATAAATTCAACGTATTCTCGCAGGGCTCTTGGAGAAAATCCAAGACGAGTTTAGCTTACGAACATAATGAATTCGTGAGTGGCAACGCTATTTGCTTAAATGGGTGTCTGCACTGGCTTCGAGTAGATGGAAGTGTCATCGCATTCGATGTAGGGGAGGAGAAATCTCGCTTAATCAAGAAACCTCCAAGCTTCCAACTTGGAGACAATAAATGGCTTGGGATTGCAGATGGGGTGATCACCATGATCTCTGCTTCAAGGGAAGAGATAGTAGTTTGTGCCCTCATTGATGATAGAAAAGAAAGCTGGAAGATCACAGCCAATATAGGCAACATAGCCCCCAAAGAGAATACCTATCATGGTGgatttcccatttcatttgatgGCTTGCAGCTTCTTATGCTATATCCGGTGGAGAAAATGGATGGGAAGATCTATAAGTATGATATTTACTCCAAATTGTGGGCACATATTGGGACAGTGCGAAACATGCGGGATCCCTCTCAAaattttttcccatttcttCCTACTTTGGCAAAGGTCTCAATTGCACAATCAGGGCTGAAAATTCCAATATGCCTCCCTGAGTTGAGAAGGCTCCTTAAACGTTCCATTGAAGTTTGA
- the LOC127807751 gene encoding peptidyl-prolyl cis-trans isomerase FKBP18, chloroplastic isoform X1, producing the protein MASVKTWTLDNNPLVASKPAIEIERSQQQYAKQNVVLPPIPISRRSAILISVLPLGLISPPRPSLARERRNRTAIPLEDYLTATDGLKYYDIVEGKGPVAEKGSTVQVHFDCVYRGITAISSRESKLLAGNRIIAQPYEFKIGAPPGKERKREFVDNPNGLFSAQAAPKPPPAMYTVTEGMKVGGKRTVIVPPEAGYGQKGMNEIPPGATFALNVELLQVMPPEGK; encoded by the exons ATGGCTTCTGTAAAGACCTGGACGCTAGACAACAATCCTCTGGTTGCGTCGAAACCCGCCATAGAAATAGAGCGAAGCCAGCAGCAGTACGCCAAACAGAATGTGGTTCTTCCACCGATACCCATTTCCAGAAGGTCTGCGATTCTCATCTCCGTGCTGCCTTTGGGGCTAATTTCGCCGCCCCGACCATCACTGGCCAGAGAGAGGCGCAACCGGACGGCCATCCCTCTTGAAGATTACCTCACCGCCA CTGATGGGTTGAAATACTACGACATTGTTGAAGGAAAGGGCCCGGTGGCAGAAAAGGGATCAACAGTACAA GTGCATTTTGATTGTGTATATCGTGGTATTACAGCAATATCAAGTCGAGAATCTAAACTCTTAGCTGGAAATCGCATCATCGCTCAG CCTTATGAGTTCAAGATTGGAGCTCCCCCCGGAAAGGAAAGAAAGCGTGAATTTGTTGACAACCCGAATGGCTTGTTCTCTGCACAGGCTGCACCAAAACCGCCGCCAGCTATGTATACAGTAACTGAAGGGATGAAAGTTGGAGGAAAG AGGACTGTAATAGTTCCTCCTGAAGCTGGATATGGCCAGAAGGGTATGAACGAAATTCCA CCAGGAGCTACATTTGCGTTGAATGTTGAGCTCTTGCAAGTAATGCCACCAGAAGGGAAGTAG